The DNA sequence CATGATGTCAAAATCTTGAAGCCCAGAAATGTTCTTGAAGCCACTGCCTATGCACAACAGATTGATGCCAAGCTAGCAGATTTGAAGGTTAACCCTTTTACTCATTCTTCTGGTAATTCTTCCTTTTGTGCACCTTTATAGAATGTGGGTAATGTGCCCGTAGGAGATAGCAAGATTAAAACTGAGGCTGTTAGGAGATTAACCCTTGAGGAAGTTAAATATTGTAGAAAAAATGGGTTGCGTTTTCATTATAAGGAAAAATATTCCAAATGGCATTCTTGTGAGAAGAAACATTTATTACTCGTTGATATTCAAACTGTGTATGACACTGATAGTTATGAGGATGAGAACTTAGAAGCTGAAATAACATATTGTGCTCTTTTCGATACTCCTGCACCTAAATCCATCAAGACTATGAAAGTGTTGGGTTGCATAAAAAATTGTCCTGTAGTAATCCTCATTGATTTTGGTAGCTCTCACAACTTCATTGACTCGTCCTtggtgaaaaaaattaaaggtcATCTGGACACATCTCACTCTTTTAGTGTTAAGGTTGCTGATGGTGGGAAAGTGAACATAATTGGATCATTAGGAGCAGTTTCTCTTAAAATTAAAGATTATGTTACTGACTTGTATGCTATAGCGATTAGTGGTTGTGACATTGTTTTGGGTGTTCAATGGTTACGAATGCTTGGACAAGTTGTTTGGGATTTTGACAAAATGTATATGAAGTTCAAGAAGGGTAACTCCACTTATTGTCTCTCTAGCCCTGAAACTCCTAATGAGCACATTCAAGATATCTCTGTTTTTCAAATGGAGAAACTTTTGCAACACGAGTCTTCTATCAGAGCTCTTCAAACTGAAGATATTGTGTAGCATCAACACTCACTGATCAATAGTCTCAGGAATTGCACTAGCTATTGTAGGAATTTGAGTTGGTTTTCTTACCTTCAACCACTTTACCTCCTCATAGGTTCCATGATCATCGAATACCATTATTAGAAGGTAGTAAGCCACCAAGTATGAGGCCTTACAGGTATGGGCCTTTACAGAAGATATAAATAGAGAAATGTGTGCAGGAATTGTTAGACACTGGGTTTATCCAAGTAAGCAATAGTCCATATTCGTCCCCAGTTATCTTAGTCAAGAAGAAGGAGGGAACATGATGAATGTGTATGGACTATAGGAGGCTTAACTTGATTACAATAAAAGATAAGTTTCCTATTCCTTTAATTGATGAGTTACTTGATGAATTGTTTGGGGCTCGGTTCTTTTTCCAAATTAGACCTGCAACTTGGTTATCACCAAATCAGAATGCATTTAAATGACATCGAGAAAACGACTTTCCGAACACACGATGGGCATTATGAGTTTCTGGTTATGCCTTTTGGCTTAACCAATGCTCTAACAACATTTCAGTGTCTCATGAATGAGATTCTCAGGCCCTATCTTCGAAGGCTTATTCTGGTTTTCTTTGATGATATTCTTGTTTATAGCAGTTCTTGGGAATCTCACTTGACTCATCTTCGAGTGGTTTTTCAGTTGTTAAAAGAACACACCTTGTTTGTGAAGAAATCCAAGTGTGCTTTTGGACAATCTATAGTGGAATATCTTGGTCACATTCTCTCTAAGGATGGGGTTGCAGTTGATCCATGTAAACTGGAAGCCATTGCAAATTGGCCCGTACCTACATCAGTAAAGGCACTTCAAGGATTTTTAGGATTGACAAGGTATTATAGGAAGTTTATTCTTGGTTTTGGAAAGATCATCAGTCCCCTAACAGTTTTAACTAAGAAAGATAATTTCCATTGGACTCCAGAGGCAACCACTGCATTTAATCAGTTGAAGACAGCTATACTTTCTCCACATGTGTTGGGACTTCCTGATTTTACACAGCCATTTATTATTGAGAGTGATGCATCTGGATTTGGGATTGGCACTGTGTTACAATAGCATGGGAGACCTATTGCCTTTACCAGTAAAGCTCTTAGTCTACGAAATCAGTCACTATCTGCATATGAGAAAGATGATGGCCATTATTCATGCAGTGAAGAAATGGCAATCTTACTTGATGGGGAGACACTTTATAATTAGAACTGATCATCATAGGCTTAAATTTTTCTTGCAAAATTGAGCTCACACTTCATTTCAACAAAAATGGGTTTCAAAGTTATTGGGTTTCGATTATAAGATTCAGTATAAACAAGGTTGTGATAATCAAGTGGCTAATGCTCTTTCAAGATTACCTGTTGATATTAAAGCTCAGAATTGTAATATGGAATTGGTTGCTATTTCCTACCCTTATCTCAGTTGGATGGATGACTTGAGGAGGGATCTTGAGCAAGATACTTGGATTGTGACAAAAATCCAAGAAGTATTACAGATTATTGATTCAACTGTGCTCAGTAACTTGAAATACAAGGTAGACAATGGGTTTTTGAGATACAAAGGCAGAATAATATTAAGTTCTACTAGTTCTTAGAGACACAAGATCATTGCAGAACATCATTATAGTGCTATTGCTAGCCATGCGAGGTTCCTTAAAACCTATAAAAGACTATCTCAGTCCTTTTATTGGGTAGGCATGAAAAAGGACACCAAGGAGTTGGTAGCCAATTGTACAACTTGTCAGCAACAAAAAATGAGACATTGGCTCCTGCATGATTACTCCAATCATTGCCTATCCATTCTTGGGTATGGACAGACATTTCTATGGATTTCATCATTTGGGTAGTTGTAGACAAACTATCAAAATATGCTCACTTCCTTGCTCTTTCCCATCCTTATACTGCGACCTTGATGGCCAATCTGTTTGTTGAGCACATCTTTAAACTTCATGGCATGCCTACTTCGATAATATCAGATCGAGACCTAATCTTGATAAGAAAATTTTGGAAGGAGTTCTTTGCCCTGTAAGGATCATCTATGTGTTTTAGCTCGGGTTACCATCCTCAGACAGATGGTCAAACCGAGGTGGTTAGCAGGTGTTTGGAAACATATTTGAGGTGCTTTTGTAGCCTACAACCCAAGAAGTGGTCTACTTGGTTATCTTGGGCAGAGTACAGTTATAACACTATTTTCCACACAGCAACTAAGTTTTGTCCTTATGAAGTGGTTTATGGACAACCACCACCTGAGATTCCAATATATGAGACAGGTACTACAAAGCTTGATATGGTTGATAGATGATTGCAAGAGCAAAACAAGATCTTATCTCTATTAAAGGAAAACTTACTGGCTGCTTAAAATCGGATGACTGTTCAGGCTAATAAGCACAAAACTGAGAAGGTCTTTCAAATAGGTGATTTAGTGTATTTGAGGTTGGTTTCGTATCAGCATTTATCTTTGGCTTAACATCATTTTCACAAGCTCCAACCTAGATTCTATGGGCCTTTTGAGGTGTTGGCTAAGATAAGACTGGTTGCTTATAGACTCAAATTGCCAGAGAATTAGAAATTACACCcagtttttcatgttttttttatctCAAGAAGCATCTAGGACCTAACATTCAGCCTACAGTCTAGTTACCAACCATCACGGATGCAGGAATACTACGAGACGTTCCAGCATCAATTTTAGAGATGaggttaataaaaaaatgagcTACTACAGCAATTGAAGTCTTGGTCCAGTGGCAGAATCATGCTCCAGAAGAGGCAACTTGGGAGAACTACTCTGAATTGAAGTCTAGATTTCCTATGGTGTCCTAATTATGATGTGTCGATTCTCTGTTGCTTTgtaatccttttgtgttttttaaaTCTTATGTTCCAAGCCTTATTTTGAAAGGGGTATTGATATGATGCTGTGTATGATGACAAATCAGCACAGTTGTATTGGTGAGTTGGTAGTGCTGATTAGGATAAACAGAAATTAGTTGGGATTGTTGGTTGTTATGGGGTTGTTAGAGAGTGACTTAGTGGGAAAGCTACCCAGTCACTATATAAGGAAAGACTGTAAGAAGAAAAGGGTTGTTGAAAATGTTATTACAGTAAGAAGAAATGCATCCTTCActgagaaccagtgacaccatatgctcatatcaatttcaaactccacatatttaaACGCATGACACTTAAgatgaagtcaaaggttgtaacgggcttggggtgttggctaacaaatgaaggtaagggaaaacaaacgttcttaaagcaatagcaaataaaataatgaacttaaacttagaattcacttagattgcagaaatcaacttttagacgtaagggaaagatttaaacaactcttagggtcaaattcaactttttttttttttttttttaatcacccgTGCAGCGTGGGGTTGTATCAAAGTCAATGTCGAGGAGAAGGGAAAAGCAGAGGCAAAGGAGAAGGGTGGAAGGAAAAAGCAAAGATATGGTTGGAGTTTAGGAGGGTTTAGCGATAGATTCCAGCAAATGCAGTGTGAGGAACTCATAATCCTTGTGAATAATATCACCATTTAAGAGATTATCAGTTCTTCGTAAGCTTGTGACTAGGTGGCACGACCTAAAATGGTCATAATAGTTAAATGTTGTAATAAACATACAAGTCATTCTCACATGGCATTACCACAAACATGATACATATGTAGGAATAACCTGACCTAAACATTACAAAAAATATGGCCAGCGTGCACAAAAAGTTATTTGTGCCCTATTAGGTCAAAGGGCACCAACATATGTGTCCATAGAGCAATGGTAAAGCGTGCCCTTTGATTAGAGGGCAGCGCGCTACTACATATGGAACGACATTCTCGTCCGAAGATCATACACCAGACCACATCTCCATTGCCTAGCGCCTCCCGATAACctgaaggttctaagctcaatccacgaaggcatttgtggaaatcactccgaAGGCCGATCCTTAGCTCAGAAGGCTTTTAACACAGGCTactactggcctaccatgcaccaagatgctaaggagttagtacaaaagtgcaaCCGCTGCCAACGCTACAAGCTGGTACCAGCACTGTCTGCCAACGAACTTCACCTGCAGATGAGTCCTTGACTATTCATGTAGTGAGCAATTGACTTGGTAGGGCCAATGTCGCCCGCTACTGGGGGTAGAGGCATGATGATTATGGCAATCAATTACTTCACTAAATGGGTAGAGGCAAAGCCCATGACAACCACgactcagacggacatagagcgctgcatacggaggaacatcatttgccgatttggcatccttTACTCCATCATCACCTACAACAGCCTGTAATtcatgggcaaagatttggtgaagttcttccaaaagtatggcatcaagcaacacatgtccacgccaagatatcctcaaggcaatgggcaggccgaaacatccaacaagacaatccttgactgcctcaagaaatccctctccgacaaaaagggaaaatggccagacgaactccccggatgtctatgggcatatcgcaccactaaaagacgagcaaccagtGAGACTCccttctctttggcatttggtttgaaagcaatcattcctcccaacATTATTGTGCCAAGTATCAGCACTCTATTGCCAAGCATTAAGCAGAAcagtaaggagatggccacaagtttagatctggcagaggagaagcgCGGGCAGGCCATTACCCGCATCGCAACCTACCAGCAGCAACTCTTCTCCagttacaacaaaagggccaagatccgacaGTTCCAACCTGGAGATCTAGttctaagaaaagccttcatcattgcccgcagagaaggctccaaaaagatggatcccatttAAGAAGGTCCGTATAAGATCAGCAGAATAGGCGACAATGGTAATTACACCTTCGCCACCATGAATGACAAAGAGATTGAAAAGCAGTGGAAAacctacaatctgaggaagtaccatgtgtgacctcttaCTACATCAAAGTCTCAAGAACTCAAGCAGGTCAAAGAACACCACCTCGCGAGCCGAcgattatccagttgttatgcagtctCTACTTTACAGCTAAATGCTTCGTtcatttcactcgtttttcaatgaggaattcaaaagtaatttacaacttggctcaactacatgcttacaacaactgatctcACCTGTACTTAAAAGAAGattgcgcccttcttagggactcattgcAGGAATTGCACCCCTCGAGTGACTAACCATACTTTTcagtacgagagggtaaaccaattccctgacacccacatgggtctgctctccaaaggggaggataaactctacacttCAAATATCCAGACATGGATGGGTTGGGCAACCCTAGAATAATTAAATgcatgatggcttgcgccgggatttctaaaagtagccacaatggtctttttcaaggcttagctaactgaaggattttgggtctcttggcctggaaccctaaagctgctaccgagtgcactaaggtagcctacggtttccAGAAAACTGTCTATGACTTACCTTTCGAGAAGTAAGCCGCGCTAAACTTAAACAACCGCAGGTTTCCATGAGAGGTTAAAACAAGTTAGCGTGCATATccgaagctttatccactgtCGACATACTACGCAGTCGATaaacttcacctctgccaagcgctaAATCACCTACAGCAAGtcttaaagtgttgtgatacttgttaCATAACTTAcagaattggagaaagtcaaggttaacaacctagtggttacgcgaacttgtctacttctgtaagtaaTGCGtctggctgccaaccctatggttaataactttgcaaagttctacaccaacacctacaacTACATAGGCTACGTAGGCTTgtttgcttatagaaaagtagcacgcctgCCACTAGTATATAAAGTTTAAGGTTAATGCACAAACTATAGAAGCGAAGATGGAGAAAAGCGAAGgaaacaagtttattaaattttctagcaaaattgataaacaactagcaaagaccgaaggagttcaagaaaaataaaaagaaataaggaaaataaagaaaatcctaaagactaCTTAGAAGACTACATGTCAGCAGCTTGGACGATCTATGACTACTCGGTCGTCACGCCTTCAACAGTCGCTGCACCCTCAACAGCAGCACCATCCGACGCTTCACCCCCGACTACTGCAGCTCGGGCATCAGCTTCTCCTACTACCTCACCAATAGAAGCCTCGAAAGTGAAGGCGAGCAAGTCTTTCGGAGAAATGTagaaggtctcgaagtctttaccagaaaactcaaagtcagacgaCCGTCTAAAGAGATGGTCTACATAACCCAGCTTATAGAAATCAGCTTGAAGCAGCATGAAGATGAagcaagcaacgaaag is a window from the Malus domestica chromosome 16, GDT2T_hap1 genome containing:
- the LOC139193145 gene encoding uncharacterized mitochondrial protein AtMg00860-like, with translation MHLNDIEKTTFRTHDGHYEFLVMPFGLTNALTTFQCLMNEILRPYLRRLILVFFDDILVYSSSWESHLTHLRVVFQLLKEHTLFVKKSKCAFGQSIVEYLGHILSKDGVAVDPCKLEAIANWPVPTSVKALQGFLGLTRYYRKFILGFGKIISPLTVLTKKDNFHWTPEATTAFNQLKTAILSPHVLGLPDFTQPFIIESDASGFGIGTVLQ